The following coding sequences are from one Thiohalospira halophila DSM 15071 window:
- the atpD gene encoding F0F1 ATP synthase subunit beta yields the protein MSTGKVVQIIGAVVDIEFERGSVPKVFDALKLAETGLTLEVQQQLGDGVVRTIALGTTEGLKRGMEVTNTGEAIQVPVGTGTLGRVMDVLGEPVDEEGPVEAQERWGIHREPPAYDEQSGSTELLETGIKVIDLLCPFAKGGKVGLFGGAGVGKTVNMMELIRNIAIEHSGYSVFAGVGERTREGNDFYHEMKESNVLDKVALVYGQMNEPPGNRLRVALTGLTMAEYFRDEGRDVLMFIDNIYRYTLAGTEVSALLGRMPSAVGYQPTLAEEMGMLQERITSTQKGSITSVQAVYVPADDLTDPAPATVFAHLDATVVLSRQIAELGIYPAVDPLDSTSRQLDPQVVGQEHYDTAREVQNVLQRYKELKDIIAILGMDELSEDDKLAVSRARKIQRYLSQPFFVAEVFTGAPGKYVSLAESIRGFKGIVEGEHDDLPEQAFYMVGSIDEAIEKAKNL from the coding sequence ATGAGTACTGGTAAGGTCGTACAAATCATCGGCGCCGTGGTCGACATCGAGTTCGAGCGCGGCTCCGTCCCGAAGGTCTTCGACGCCCTCAAGCTGGCGGAGACCGGGCTGACCCTCGAGGTCCAGCAGCAGCTCGGTGACGGTGTGGTCCGCACCATCGCCCTGGGCACCACCGAGGGCCTCAAGCGCGGCATGGAAGTGACCAACACCGGCGAGGCCATCCAGGTCCCGGTCGGGACCGGCACGCTGGGCCGCGTCATGGACGTCCTGGGCGAGCCCGTGGACGAGGAAGGCCCGGTGGAGGCCCAGGAGCGCTGGGGCATCCACCGCGAGCCGCCGGCTTACGACGAGCAGTCCGGTTCCACCGAGCTGCTGGAGACCGGCATCAAGGTCATCGACCTCCTCTGCCCCTTCGCCAAGGGCGGCAAGGTCGGCCTCTTCGGGGGCGCCGGCGTGGGCAAGACCGTCAACATGATGGAGCTCATCCGCAACATCGCCATTGAGCACTCCGGCTACTCCGTCTTCGCCGGCGTCGGCGAGCGGACCCGCGAGGGCAACGACTTCTACCACGAGATGAAGGAGTCCAACGTCCTCGACAAGGTGGCGCTGGTCTACGGCCAGATGAACGAGCCGCCGGGCAACCGCCTGCGCGTGGCGCTGACCGGCCTGACCATGGCGGAGTACTTCCGTGACGAGGGCCGTGACGTGCTGATGTTCATCGACAACATCTACCGTTACACCCTCGCCGGCACCGAGGTCTCGGCCCTTCTCGGCCGCATGCCCTCCGCGGTGGGCTACCAGCCGACCCTGGCGGAGGAGATGGGCATGCTCCAGGAGCGCATCACCTCCACCCAGAAGGGTTCCATTACCTCCGTGCAGGCGGTCTACGTCCCGGCGGACGACCTCACCGACCCGGCCCCGGCCACGGTGTTCGCCCACCTGGACGCCACCGTCGTGCTCTCCCGCCAGATCGCGGAGCTGGGCATCTACCCGGCGGTGGACCCGCTGGACTCCACCAGCCGTCAGCTCGACCCGCAGGTGGTGGGCCAGGAGCACTACGATACCGCCCGCGAGGTGCAGAACGTCCTGCAGCGGTACAAGGAGCTCAAGGACATCATCGCCATCCTCGGCATGGACGAGCTCTCCGAGGATGACAAGCTGGCGGTGTCCCGGGCGCGCAAGATCCAGCGCTACCTCTCCCAGCCCTTCTTCGTGGCGGAGGTCTTCACCGGCGCGCCCGGGAAGTACGTCTCCCTCGCCGAGAGCATCCGGGGCTTCAAGGGCATCGTCGAGGGCGAGCACGACGATCTGCCCGAGCAGGCCTTCTACATGGTGGGCTCCATCGACGAGGCCATCGAGAAGGCCAAGAACCTCTAA
- a CDS encoding F0F1 ATP synthase subunit epsilon, whose product MAMTMHVDIVSAEESIYAGTVEMVTAPADGGDVGIMPRHTPLLTRLRPGEVTVEKGGEKQAFFVSGGVLEVQPHVTTVLADSAVRARDLDEAEAQKAKDRAERAMADQKAELDYASAQAELAEAVAKLQTIQRLRQRTGI is encoded by the coding sequence ATGGCCATGACCATGCACGTCGACATCGTCAGCGCCGAGGAATCCATCTACGCCGGTACGGTGGAGATGGTGACGGCGCCAGCAGACGGGGGGGACGTCGGCATCATGCCGCGCCACACCCCGCTGCTCACGCGGCTGCGGCCGGGCGAGGTCACCGTGGAGAAGGGGGGCGAAAAGCAGGCCTTCTTCGTCTCCGGCGGTGTCCTCGAGGTCCAGCCGCACGTCACCACCGTCCTGGCCGATTCGGCCGTCCGGGCCCGCGACCTCGACGAGGCCGAGGCCCAGAAGGCGAAGGATCGGGCCGAACGGGCCATGGCGGATCAGAAGGCGGAGCTGGACTACGCCTCGGCCCAGGCCGAACTGGCCGAAGCGGTGGCGAAGCTCCAGACCATTCAACGGCTGCGGCAGCGCACCGGCATCTAG
- the glmU gene encoding bifunctional UDP-N-acetylglucosamine diphosphorylase/glucosamine-1-phosphate N-acetyltransferase GlmU, whose protein sequence is MSQKLSVIILAAGQGTRMRSSLPKVLHPVGPASMLGHAIDAAAGLDPVGIHVVHGHGGEAVREAFEGRDISWVEQAEQLGTGHAVGCALPGIPDDHTVLVLYGDVPLVTAATLERLAGAAEGRLAVLTTQLAHPGGYGRILRDDHGAVVGVVEEKDATETQRAIGEVNTGMLAGPAEALRRWLAATSRDNAQGEYYLTDVVALAADEGQAAAGIVTHDPDEVAGVNNRVQLAAAEAAYRRRRAEALMLAGVTLRDPARVDIRGEVTTPGDVEIDIDVVLEGEVALGRDVYIGPGAVLRNCRLGDGVRVEPHTIIEGASLGAGASVGPFARIRPGSELAEGAKVGNFVETKASRIGRGSKVNHLAYIGDTEMGAGVNIGAGTITCNYDGAHKHTTTIGDDAFIGSDCQLVAPVTIGAGATLGAGTTLTRDAPAGQLTITRVRQRTIEDWRRPCKDDGREG, encoded by the coding sequence ATGTCCCAGAAGCTCTCCGTAATCATTCTCGCTGCTGGCCAGGGTACCCGCATGCGGTCATCCTTGCCCAAGGTCCTCCACCCGGTGGGGCCGGCCTCCATGCTGGGCCATGCCATCGATGCTGCCGCCGGCCTGGATCCGGTCGGGATCCATGTCGTCCACGGCCACGGCGGGGAGGCGGTCCGGGAGGCCTTTGAAGGGCGCGATATCAGCTGGGTCGAACAGGCCGAACAGCTGGGGACCGGCCATGCAGTCGGTTGCGCCCTGCCCGGGATCCCGGATGACCACACCGTCCTGGTCCTCTACGGCGACGTGCCCCTGGTAACGGCGGCGACCCTGGAGCGGCTGGCCGGCGCGGCGGAGGGGCGGCTCGCCGTGCTCACCACCCAGCTCGCCCACCCCGGCGGCTACGGGCGGATCCTGCGGGATGACCACGGTGCGGTGGTCGGGGTCGTGGAGGAGAAGGACGCCACGGAGACCCAGCGCGCCATCGGTGAGGTGAATACCGGCATGCTGGCCGGTCCGGCGGAGGCTCTCCGTCGTTGGCTCGCGGCGACCTCCCGGGACAACGCCCAGGGGGAGTACTACCTCACCGACGTGGTGGCGCTGGCTGCCGACGAGGGCCAGGCAGCGGCCGGGATCGTCACCCACGACCCGGACGAGGTGGCCGGGGTGAACAACCGGGTCCAGCTCGCGGCTGCCGAGGCGGCCTACCGGCGGCGGCGGGCCGAAGCCCTGATGCTTGCCGGGGTGACGCTGCGCGACCCCGCGCGGGTCGACATCCGGGGCGAGGTGACCACCCCGGGCGATGTCGAGATCGATATCGATGTTGTCCTCGAGGGAGAGGTGGCGCTGGGCCGGGATGTCTACATCGGGCCGGGGGCGGTGCTGCGGAACTGCCGTCTGGGCGATGGCGTTCGAGTCGAGCCCCATACCATTATCGAGGGGGCCAGCCTGGGGGCCGGGGCCAGTGTCGGCCCCTTCGCCCGCATCCGCCCGGGCAGCGAACTGGCCGAGGGCGCAAAAGTGGGCAACTTTGTCGAGACCAAGGCCAGCCGAATCGGGCGCGGCTCCAAGGTGAACCACCTCGCCTACATCGGGGATACCGAGATGGGGGCGGGAGTGAATATTGGCGCCGGGACGATTACCTGCAACTACGACGGCGCCCACAAGCACACCACCACCATCGGCGACGACGCCTTCATCGGGTCGGACTGCCAGCTAGTGGCACCGGTCACCATCGGTGCCGGAGCGACCCTGGGTGCAGGGACCACCCTGACCCGGGATGCCCCGGCCGGGCAGCTCACCATTACGCGGGTGCGCCAGCGGACCATCGAGGACTGGCGCCGCCCTTGCAAGGACGACGGCCGGGAGGGCTGA
- the glmS gene encoding glutamine--fructose-6-phosphate transaminase (isomerizing), giving the protein MCGIVGAVAERDVVSILMEGLRRLEYRGYDSAGLVALDREHGLGRRRAVGKVAALAERLEDEPLTGHVGIAHTRWATHGAPSEANAHPHICEGRVAVVHNGIIENHAELRRQQEVDGYRFTSQTDTEVIAHQVHRHLAVCNDLAEAVRRTTADLEGAYALGVVSADEPGRLVAARRGSPLVIGVGIGEHFIASDVAALLPVTRRFVYLEEGDLADITREAYRLFDVEGQGVSRPEQESSLTPGAVERGNYRHFMLKEIFEQPRAVADTLEGRLAGGRVLEEAFGYGAAEVLDGVREVQILACGTSYHAGMVARYWLEAVAGVPCSVEVANEFRYRRPVVRPDTLVVTISQSGETADTLAALRDIKARVGSRALAICNVPESSLVRESELVLMTRAGPEIGVASTKAFTTQLTALLLLTLALARRNGLPAEREAEYVAALEELPRRIERALELNDAIDALAADFADKHHSLFLGRGPLYPVAMEGALKLKEISYIHAEAYPAGELKHGPLALVDGEMPVIAIAPNDDLLEKLKSNLQEVRARGGRLVVFADTAAGMDDGEGVRTFPLEHSHELIAPVVYTVPLQLLAYHVAVIKGTDVDQPRNLAKSVTVE; this is encoded by the coding sequence ATGTGCGGGATCGTGGGTGCGGTAGCGGAGCGTGATGTGGTCTCCATCCTCATGGAGGGGCTCCGTAGGCTGGAATATCGCGGCTACGACTCCGCCGGGCTGGTCGCCCTGGACCGGGAGCACGGCCTGGGCCGGCGGCGGGCCGTGGGCAAGGTCGCCGCCCTGGCCGAGCGTCTGGAGGACGAGCCCCTCACCGGTCATGTCGGGATTGCCCATACCCGCTGGGCGACCCACGGCGCCCCCTCCGAGGCCAACGCCCACCCGCATATCTGCGAGGGCCGGGTGGCGGTGGTCCACAACGGCATCATCGAGAACCACGCCGAACTCCGCCGGCAGCAGGAGGTGGACGGCTACCGGTTTACCTCCCAGACCGATACCGAGGTCATCGCCCACCAGGTCCATCGCCACCTGGCGGTCTGCAACGACCTGGCCGAGGCGGTCCGTCGGACTACGGCGGACCTGGAGGGCGCCTACGCCCTGGGGGTGGTCAGCGCCGACGAGCCCGGCCGCCTGGTGGCCGCGCGGCGCGGCAGCCCCCTGGTCATCGGTGTCGGTATCGGCGAGCACTTCATCGCCTCCGACGTCGCCGCCCTGCTCCCGGTGACCCGCCGCTTCGTCTACCTCGAGGAGGGCGACCTCGCGGATATCACCCGGGAGGCCTATCGCCTCTTCGATGTCGAGGGCCAAGGGGTGAGCCGGCCGGAGCAGGAGTCGTCGCTGACCCCTGGTGCCGTGGAGCGCGGCAACTACCGCCACTTCATGCTCAAGGAGATCTTCGAACAGCCCCGGGCGGTGGCCGACACCCTGGAGGGCCGCCTGGCCGGCGGCCGGGTGCTGGAGGAGGCCTTCGGCTACGGCGCGGCGGAGGTCCTCGACGGCGTGCGCGAGGTCCAGATCCTCGCCTGCGGTACCAGCTACCACGCCGGCATGGTCGCCCGGTACTGGCTGGAGGCGGTGGCCGGCGTGCCCTGCAGCGTGGAGGTAGCCAACGAGTTCCGCTACCGGCGGCCGGTGGTCCGGCCGGACACCCTGGTGGTGACCATCTCCCAGTCCGGGGAGACCGCCGACACCCTCGCCGCCCTGCGGGACATCAAGGCGCGGGTGGGAAGCCGGGCGCTGGCCATCTGCAACGTCCCGGAGAGCTCCCTGGTACGGGAGTCGGAGCTGGTGCTCATGACCCGGGCGGGCCCGGAGATCGGCGTCGCCTCCACCAAGGCCTTCACCACCCAGCTCACCGCCCTGCTCCTGCTGACCCTTGCCCTCGCCCGGCGCAACGGGCTACCGGCCGAGCGCGAGGCGGAGTACGTCGCCGCGCTGGAGGAGCTGCCGCGCCGGATCGAGCGGGCCCTGGAGCTCAACGACGCCATCGATGCCCTGGCCGCCGATTTCGCGGACAAGCACCACTCCCTCTTCCTGGGTCGCGGGCCGCTCTACCCGGTGGCCATGGAGGGGGCGCTGAAGCTCAAGGAGATCTCCTACATCCACGCCGAGGCCTACCCCGCCGGAGAGCTCAAGCACGGGCCCCTGGCCCTGGTGGACGGCGAGATGCCGGTCATTGCCATCGCCCCCAACGACGACCTGCTGGAGAAGCTCAAGTCCAACCTCCAGGAGGTCCGCGCCCGGGGCGGCCGGCTGGTGGTCTTCGCCGATACCGCCGCCGGCATGGATGATGGTGAGGGGGTGCGGACCTTCCCCCTGGAGCACAGCCACGAACTCATCGCCCCGGTGGTCTACACCGTGCCGCTGCAGCTGCTCGCCTACCACGTGGCGGTGATCAAGGGCACCGACGTGGATCAGCCGCGCAACCTGGCCAAGTCGGTCACGGTGGAGTGA
- a CDS encoding Hpt domain-containing protein, with the protein MSERLEALVADYRARLPGRVAALEEAARRLAAGEEGARGEIRAEAHRLKGSGASYGLEALSRTAGALERAAREGDADAVAAALQDLRAAITPP; encoded by the coding sequence ATGAGTGAGCGGCTGGAGGCGCTGGTGGCCGACTACCGGGCACGCCTGCCCGGACGGGTAGCGGCGCTGGAGGAGGCAGCCCGCCGACTGGCCGCTGGGGAGGAGGGCGCGCGAGGGGAGATCCGGGCCGAGGCCCACCGACTCAAGGGCTCCGGGGCCTCCTACGGCCTGGAGGCGTTGAGCCGGACGGCGGGGGCGCTGGAACGGGCGGCCCGGGAGGGCGACGCCGATGCCGTCGCCGCGGCGCTGCAGGATCTGCGGGCCGCGATCACTCCACCGTGA
- a CDS encoding response regulator — MHILLVEDDPDIAAIARMALEEVGGLAVTVAADGRSGVEVAREAAPDLAVLDDMLPDGDGPGTLAALREVPGLEGLRAVYLTANTGDTDRLSGPGVLGIIDKPFDPMGLADRLRDLAGHE; from the coding sequence ATGCACATCCTTCTGGTGGAGGACGACCCGGACATCGCCGCCATCGCCCGCATGGCCCTGGAAGAGGTCGGCGGCCTGGCGGTCACCGTGGCTGCCGATGGCCGTTCCGGGGTGGAGGTCGCCCGGGAGGCGGCGCCGGACCTCGCGGTTCTCGATGACATGCTCCCCGACGGCGATGGCCCCGGCACCCTGGCGGCCCTGCGCGAGGTCCCGGGCCTGGAGGGGCTGCGGGCGGTCTACCTCACCGCCAATACCGGCGATACCGACCGCCTGAGCGGCCCGGGGGTGCTCGGGATCATCGACAAGCCCTTCGACCCCATGGGGCTCGCCGACCGGCTCCGGGACCTGGCCGGCCATGAGTGA
- the uvrD gene encoding DNA helicase II translates to MDVTALLDPLNDAQREAVGGPPGHTLVVAGAGSGKTRVLVHRIAWLIQAEGVSPFGILAVTFTNKAAGEMRERIEALVGLPATGMWVGTFHGLAHRLLRQHHAEADLPKNFQILDSADQQRLVKRVLQEQGLDESSWPVRQVQGFINARKDDGQRPADIDHRGDPYHRTLLELYRAYEEACRRAGVVDFAELLLRAWELWRDNPGILDHYRRRFRHILVDEFQDTNAIQYAWLRLLAGDSGTVFAVGDDDQSIYGWRGARVENIRRYSQEFPDVVTVRLEQNYRSTGHILGASNQLIARNPERLGKELWTETGHGEPVRIYDAFNENEEARFIGRRIQQWVEGGGRRDECAILYRSNALSRVLEEVLVHSGIPYRIHGGPRFFERAEIKDLLAYLRLVASRDDDPSFERVVNTPSRGIGERTVDNLRQIARERGLTLWATAWEAAGNGQLGARATKAIQRFLTTIEELEQAIDGLSLAEQVETARQHSGLADHYLQKEKGERGQARVDNLDELVSAARAFELDPGDVDTEDLLGAFLTHASLEAGEAQAAAGEDCVHLMTLHGAKGLEFPLVFIAGMEEGLFPHRMALEDGNRLEEERRLCYVGMTRAMSELYLTRAESRRLHGREGHTRPSRFLTELPEEHVESVRPGRAPSAPAAAPAPDTEVGEGVTLGQRVHHPTFGEGVIIDCEGDGPRARLHVNFDDAGLKWLVASHANLTPAG, encoded by the coding sequence ATGGATGTAACCGCCCTACTCGACCCCCTCAACGACGCCCAGCGCGAGGCCGTGGGCGGCCCCCCGGGACATACCCTGGTGGTGGCCGGCGCCGGCAGCGGCAAGACCCGGGTGCTGGTCCACCGCATCGCCTGGCTCATCCAGGCGGAAGGGGTGAGCCCCTTCGGGATCCTGGCCGTCACCTTCACCAACAAGGCCGCCGGCGAGATGCGCGAGCGCATCGAGGCGCTGGTGGGCCTGCCGGCCACCGGGATGTGGGTGGGGACCTTCCACGGCCTCGCTCACCGCCTGCTACGCCAGCACCACGCCGAGGCGGACCTGCCGAAGAACTTCCAGATCCTGGATTCCGCCGACCAGCAGCGGCTGGTCAAGCGCGTCCTCCAGGAGCAGGGGCTGGACGAGTCCAGCTGGCCCGTCCGCCAGGTCCAGGGCTTCATCAACGCCCGTAAGGACGATGGCCAGCGCCCGGCGGATATCGACCACCGCGGCGACCCCTACCACCGCACCCTCCTGGAGCTCTACCGCGCCTACGAGGAGGCCTGCCGGCGCGCCGGCGTGGTGGACTTCGCCGAGCTGCTGCTGCGTGCCTGGGAGCTCTGGCGCGACAACCCGGGGATCCTCGACCACTACCGGCGCCGCTTTCGCCACATCCTGGTGGACGAGTTCCAGGACACCAACGCCATCCAGTACGCCTGGCTGCGGCTGCTCGCCGGCGACTCCGGCACCGTCTTCGCGGTGGGCGACGACGACCAGTCCATCTACGGCTGGCGCGGCGCCCGGGTGGAGAACATCCGCCGCTACAGCCAGGAGTTCCCGGACGTGGTCACCGTCCGCCTGGAGCAGAACTACCGCTCCACCGGCCATATCCTGGGCGCCTCCAACCAGCTCATCGCCCGCAATCCCGAGCGGCTGGGCAAGGAGCTGTGGACGGAGACCGGCCACGGCGAGCCGGTGCGGATCTACGACGCCTTCAACGAGAACGAGGAGGCGCGCTTCATCGGCCGCCGGATCCAGCAGTGGGTAGAGGGCGGCGGCCGCCGGGACGAGTGCGCCATCCTCTATCGCTCCAACGCCCTCTCCCGGGTGCTGGAGGAGGTCCTGGTCCACAGCGGGATCCCCTACCGCATCCACGGCGGGCCGCGCTTCTTCGAACGGGCCGAGATCAAGGACCTGCTCGCCTATCTGCGCCTGGTGGCCAGTCGCGACGACGACCCCTCCTTCGAGCGGGTGGTGAACACCCCCAGCCGCGGGATCGGCGAGCGCACCGTGGACAACCTGCGCCAGATCGCCCGGGAACGCGGCCTCACCCTCTGGGCCACGGCCTGGGAGGCCGCCGGCAACGGGCAGTTGGGCGCCCGGGCCACCAAGGCCATCCAGCGCTTCCTCACCACCATCGAGGAGCTGGAGCAGGCCATCGACGGCCTCTCCCTCGCCGAGCAGGTGGAGACCGCCCGCCAGCACAGCGGCCTGGCCGATCACTACCTGCAGAAGGAGAAGGGCGAGCGCGGCCAGGCCCGGGTGGACAACCTGGACGAGCTGGTCAGCGCCGCCCGCGCCTTCGAACTGGACCCCGGGGACGTGGACACCGAAGACCTGCTGGGCGCCTTCCTCACCCATGCCTCCCTGGAGGCCGGCGAGGCCCAGGCCGCCGCCGGGGAGGACTGCGTCCACCTCATGACCCTCCACGGCGCCAAGGGGCTGGAGTTCCCGCTGGTCTTCATCGCCGGCATGGAGGAGGGGCTCTTCCCCCACCGCATGGCGCTGGAGGACGGTAACCGTCTGGAGGAAGAGCGGCGCCTCTGCTACGTCGGCATGACCCGCGCCATGTCCGAACTCTACCTCACTCGGGCCGAGAGCCGCCGCCTCCACGGCCGCGAGGGCCATACCCGGCCGTCGCGCTTTCTCACCGAGCTGCCGGAGGAGCACGTGGAGTCGGTGCGCCCGGGGCGCGCCCCCAGCGCCCCGGCGGCCGCACCCGCGCCGGACACCGAGGTGGGCGAGGGCGTGACCCTGGGCCAGCGCGTCCACCATCCCACCTTCGGCGAGGGGGTGATCATCGACTGCGAGGGCGATGGCCCCCGGGCGCGCCTGCACGTGAACTTCGACGACGCCGGCCTGAAGTGGCTGGTGGCCAGCCATGCCAACCTCACCCCGGCGGGGTGA
- a CDS encoding TRAP transporter substrate-binding protein gives MDRRAFVRNLGISALAGGGLAACGREEQGSAAPAAQTRQTHEWRMVTTWPENFPGMGTGAEHLARRIQEMSGGRIQVTVYAAGELVPAFEIFEAVSNNTAQMGHGAAYYWKGKSEAAQFFSAVPFGFTAQEMNAWLYHGGGMELWEETYAPFGLVPMAAANTGVQMAGWFNHPINDLSDLKGLKMRIPGLGGEVLERVGGSPVNLPGGEIFTALQSGTIDATEWVGPWNDLAFGLHKAADYYYYPGWHEPGTTLEAFVNQEAFAALSDDLKAIVRAACQAANLDLLSEFTARNHQALETLRDEGVDIRRLPDDALTALRQTSEEVVGDIAAASDLAGRIHDSYRQFRDRVVAWHDVSERAYLNARSG, from the coding sequence ATGGATCGACGCGCATTCGTCCGCAATCTCGGGATCTCGGCCCTGGCCGGCGGCGGTCTCGCCGCCTGCGGCCGGGAGGAGCAGGGCAGCGCCGCCCCCGCGGCGCAGACCCGGCAGACCCACGAGTGGCGCATGGTCACTACCTGGCCGGAGAACTTCCCCGGCATGGGGACCGGGGCCGAACACCTGGCGCGCCGGATCCAGGAGATGAGCGGTGGCCGCATCCAGGTGACCGTCTACGCCGCCGGGGAGCTGGTCCCCGCCTTCGAGATCTTCGAGGCGGTCTCGAATAATACCGCCCAGATGGGCCACGGCGCCGCCTACTACTGGAAGGGCAAGAGCGAGGCGGCCCAGTTCTTCTCCGCCGTCCCCTTCGGCTTCACCGCCCAGGAGATGAACGCCTGGCTCTACCACGGCGGCGGCATGGAGCTCTGGGAGGAGACCTACGCTCCCTTTGGCCTCGTCCCCATGGCGGCGGCGAACACCGGCGTCCAGATGGCCGGCTGGTTCAACCACCCCATCAACGACCTCTCCGACCTGAAGGGACTGAAGATGCGGATCCCCGGCCTCGGCGGCGAGGTCCTGGAGCGGGTGGGCGGCAGCCCGGTGAACCTCCCCGGCGGCGAGATCTTCACCGCCCTGCAGAGCGGGACCATCGACGCCACCGAATGGGTCGGCCCCTGGAACGACCTCGCCTTCGGCCTGCACAAGGCCGCCGACTACTACTACTACCCCGGCTGGCACGAGCCGGGGACCACCCTGGAGGCCTTCGTGAACCAGGAGGCCTTCGCGGCGCTCTCCGACGACCTCAAGGCCATCGTCCGCGCCGCCTGCCAGGCGGCCAACCTGGATCTGCTCTCCGAGTTCACCGCGCGCAACCATCAGGCCCTGGAGACCCTGCGCGACGAGGGGGTGGATATCCGGCGCCTGCCCGACGACGCCCTGACGGCGCTGCGGCAGACCAGCGAGGAGGTGGTGGGGGATATCGCCGCCGCCAGCGACCTCGCCGGCCGGATCCACGACTCCTACCGCCAGTTCCGGGACCGGGTGGTGGCCTGGCACGACGTCTCCGAGCGCGCCTACCTCAACGCCCGTTCCGGCTGA